From the Oncorhynchus nerka isolate Pitt River linkage group LG20, Oner_Uvic_2.0, whole genome shotgun sequence genome, one window contains:
- the LOC115103244 gene encoding gamma-interferon-inducible lysosomal thiol reductase-like encodes MKGIILFTLLTIWSNVDCKSCSYSPSQWCTSLDSAIECGVLKQCLETNATKPNTLEQSVQVELYYESLCPACRYFLTSQLLPTWTMLQDAMSVTLVPYGNADESFDGKKYQFTCQHGEEECLGNMIETCILNVTGSKAFQIIYCMEASTDVVKAGEKCMELYDPNTKWGSIMTCVKGDQGNQLMHQNAVKTGALKPTHNYVPWIVINGEHTEELQDKAMSSLFALICSMYKVSKPEACSTALMKRHRSYSYHDE; translated from the exons ATGAAGGGTATTATTCTGTTTACACTTTTGACCATCTGGTCAAATGTAGATTGCAAGTCTTGCTCATATTCTCCATCGCAGTGGTGTACCTCTTTGGACTCAGCCATCGAATGTGGG GTTCTGAAGCAGTGCCTGGAAACCAATGCCACCAAGCCCAACACGCTGGAGCAGTCAGTTCAGGTGGAGCTGTATTATGAGAGTCTGTGCCCAGCATGCCGCTACTTCCTCACCTCACAGCTCTTACCCACATGGACCATGCTGCAGGACGCCATGAGTGTCACGCTGGTGCCCTATGGAAATGCAGAT GAATCTTTTGATGGGAAGAAGTATCAGTTCACCTGCCAGCACGGCGAAGAAGAGTGTCTTGGCAACATGATCGAG acctGCATATTGAATGTTACAGGAAGTAAAGCCTTCCAGATAATCTACTGCATGGAGGCCTCCACTGATGTGGTTAAAGCAGGCGAGAAG TGTATGGAGCTCTATGACCCAAACACCAAGTGGGGCAGCATCATGACCTGTGTGAAGGGAGACCAGGGGAATCAGCTAATGCATCAGAATGCAGTGAAGACTGGTGCCCTGAAGCCAACCCACAACTATGTGCCTTGGATTGTCATAAATGGG GAGCACACAGAAGAACTTCAGGACAAAGCAATGTCTTCACTCTTCGCTCTGATCTGCAGCATGTACAAG GTGTCCAAGCCTGAAGCCTGTAGTACGGCTCTGATGAAACGACACAGAAGTTACAGTTACCATGACGAGTAA